A genomic window from Treponema maltophilum ATCC 51939 includes:
- a CDS encoding ABC transporter substrate-binding protein, translated as MKKKLKAAAGALLCLAAFLFLGGAKKADTFAIGGIFPLSGQVAVYGIEARNGIELAIAEINAAGGIAGKQVVLISEDDEGNPEKTVNAYKKLVTKDKVKVIIGSLTSGATAAITSLAQAQKVVLIAPAATLPSITSAGDFVFRACFIDPFQGTVGGRFAAQNLGKKRAAVLYDVANDYSVGLYENFKIAFEKAGGTLVAAESYSTGDKNFRAQLTKIKSANPDVVYIPDYYGVVSLIAKQLRSQGINTEIVGGDGWGGLVDNAGDEVLKGFYSDHYAGDSTEPLVRKFVAAYTARYHANPASFAALAYDCVYLLKDAAEKAGTTTNSTALRDALAKTNGTYVTGNLTFDANRNPVKSAVIMEIVKKDGKIAPVYKTTVNP; from the coding sequence ATGAAAAAGAAATTAAAAGCGGCCGCCGGCGCTCTGCTGTGCCTTGCAGCGTTTTTGTTTTTGGGCGGAGCAAAAAAGGCCGATACCTTTGCGATCGGCGGAATTTTTCCCCTTTCGGGACAGGTTGCGGTATACGGTATTGAAGCGCGCAACGGTATAGAACTCGCCATTGCCGAAATAAACGCTGCAGGCGGTATTGCCGGCAAACAGGTTGTGCTTATTTCGGAAGACGATGAAGGCAACCCCGAAAAAACGGTCAACGCGTATAAAAAATTGGTTACAAAAGATAAGGTAAAGGTTATAATCGGTTCCCTTACGTCCGGAGCAACGGCCGCCATTACCTCTTTGGCACAAGCGCAAAAGGTTGTTTTGATTGCTCCCGCGGCGACGCTTCCGAGCATAACGAGCGCGGGCGACTTTGTGTTCCGTGCGTGTTTTATCGACCCCTTTCAGGGAACGGTCGGCGGCCGCTTTGCCGCACAGAATTTGGGCAAAAAACGCGCTGCCGTTTTGTACGACGTGGCGAACGATTATTCGGTCGGTTTATATGAAAACTTTAAAATCGCCTTTGAAAAAGCGGGCGGAACCCTTGTTGCCGCCGAATCGTACAGCACCGGCGATAAAAACTTCAGAGCTCAGTTGACGAAGATTAAAAGTGCGAACCCCGATGTTGTGTACATACCCGATTACTACGGAGTCGTTTCGCTCATTGCAAAACAGCTGCGTTCTCAGGGCATAAATACGGAAATTGTCGGCGGCGACGGCTGGGGCGGTCTTGTGGATAATGCGGGTGATGAAGTTCTCAAGGGTTTTTATTCGGACCACTATGCCGGAGATTCGACCGAACCGCTCGTACGTAAATTCGTTGCGGCTTATACCGCGCGCTATCATGCAAATCCCGCTTCCTTTGCGGCTTTGGCGTACGACTGTGTCTATTTATTGAAAGATGCCGCCGAAAAAGCCGGCACGACGACGAATTCGACCGCTTTACGCGACGCGCTTGCAAAGACGAACGGTACCTACGTAACCGGCAATTTGACTTTCGATGCAAATCGTAATCCCGTTAAATCGGCAGTTATAATGGAAATCGTTAAAAAAGACGGCAAGATTGCTCCGGTGTATAAAACGACCGTCAATCCTTAA
- a CDS encoding DNA-directed RNA polymerase subunit alpha — translation MARKNLLQGFKTPKGITFEHIETNPNYGKFTAYPFEPGFGTTVGNTLRRVLLSSIQGYAVTSVRITSYDTDGVPHVISSEFESIPDVVEDALEVLNNLKQIRFKLDGDTEQETFLFEFKGPGKISGDMFERAPQLQVMSKGVHVFTMMDNARLEFEIQVDLGRGYVPAEENERYIEVVGTIPMDAIFTPISKVKYAIEPCRVGQRNDYDKLVMEIWTDGSVSPEDALAEAAKIAKDHFSIFINFNDSEIGRGDEIDEGDERIKQLLNTPVEELELSVRSSNCLKNANIHTIGELTKKTEDDIAKTRNFGKKSLSEIKDKLLEWNLNLGMTDYSHLKNAVNLTKKKEESDES, via the coding sequence ATGGCCCGTAAAAATCTGTTGCAGGGATTTAAAACACCGAAAGGGATTACATTTGAGCATATTGAAACGAATCCGAACTACGGAAAGTTTACCGCTTATCCCTTCGAACCCGGTTTCGGTACTACGGTCGGAAATACGCTGCGCCGGGTGCTGCTTTCCAGTATTCAAGGATATGCGGTTACGTCGGTCCGTATCACGTCGTATGATACCGACGGCGTTCCGCATGTTATTTCCAGCGAATTCGAAAGTATTCCCGATGTGGTTGAAGACGCGCTGGAAGTACTGAACAATCTGAAGCAAATCCGCTTTAAGCTTGACGGCGATACGGAACAGGAAACGTTTTTATTCGAATTTAAAGGACCGGGAAAGATTTCCGGCGATATGTTCGAACGCGCTCCCCAGCTTCAAGTGATGTCGAAGGGCGTGCACGTTTTTACGATGATGGATAATGCCCGCCTCGAATTCGAAATTCAAGTCGATTTGGGACGCGGCTACGTTCCCGCCGAAGAAAACGAACGCTATATCGAAGTTGTCGGAACGATTCCGATGGACGCGATTTTTACGCCCATATCGAAGGTAAAGTACGCAATCGAGCCCTGCCGCGTCGGTCAGCGCAACGATTACGATAAGCTTGTTATGGAAATATGGACCGACGGCAGCGTCAGTCCCGAAGACGCTCTTGCCGAAGCCGCGAAAATCGCAAAAGATCATTTTTCGATTTTCATCAATTTTAACGACAGCGAAATCGGCCGCGGCGATGAAATCGACGAGGGCGACGAGCGGATCAAACAGCTTTTGAACACGCCGGTTGAAGAACTCGAACTTTCGGTGCGGTCTTCGAACTGTCTGAAAAACGCCAACATCCATACAATCGGCGAACTGACGAAAAAGACGGAAGACGATATTGCCAAAACCCGCAACTTCGGCAAAAAAAGTTTGTCCGAAATCAAGGATAAACTCCTTGAATGGAACCTTAATCTCGGTATGACGGATTACAGTCATCTGAAAAATGCGGTAAATTTAACGAAGAAAAAGGAAGAATCAGATGAATCATAA
- the rpsK gene encoding 30S ribosomal protein S11 — protein sequence MATVKKRKEKKTVYEGNVYIQATFNNTIITITDLQGNALSWASSGGLGFRGAKKSTPFAAQSVAETAVQKAVSYGLREVHVFVKGPGVGRESAVRSLGALGLKVKSISDVTPIPHNGCRPRKTRRM from the coding sequence ATGGCGACTGTAAAAAAACGGAAAGAAAAAAAGACCGTATACGAAGGTAATGTCTATATTCAAGCGACGTTCAACAACACGATTATCACCATTACCGATTTGCAGGGAAACGCGCTTTCGTGGGCTTCTTCCGGCGGATTGGGCTTTAGAGGCGCAAAAAAATCGACGCCCTTTGCCGCTCAGTCGGTAGCCGAAACCGCCGTGCAAAAAGCGGTCAGCTACGGTTTGCGCGAAGTTCACGTTTTTGTAAAAGGCCCGGGCGTCGGCAGGGAATCTGCCGTCCGTTCTTTGGGAGCTCTCGGCTTAAAAGTAAAATCCATCAGCGATGTTACGCCGATTCCCCACAACGGTTGCCGCCCGCGCAAAACACGCCGTATGTAA